A window of the Salvelinus alpinus chromosome 3, SLU_Salpinus.1, whole genome shotgun sequence genome harbors these coding sequences:
- the fgf21 gene encoding fibroblast growth factor 21, whose translation MSLCAHISLFSCSLLVLLSLSISSYIPDSNPLLLFNDQVRERHLYTDNQRKELFLEMTPDGKVTGSPAQTSHSVLEMRSVRQGETVIKGVSSFLFLCVDSIGQLRGQSHYTEADCSFRELLLADGYSRFFSSHHKLYVSLASKGSTPQHGLPFSRFLPLRNILVSRSMTNTAENRQQNQQQLDLDSDNPFGRGLTGVVSPQFSRDK comes from the exons ATGTCCTTGTGTGCACACATCTCCCTGTTCTCCTGCTCTCTTCTggtcctcctatctctctctatatcatcATATATTCCTGACTCCAACCCACTCCTGCTCTTCAATGATCAAGTCAGAGAAAGACATCTCTACACAG ataatCAAAGAAAAGAACTGTTTCTGGAGATGACCCCTGATGGAAAAGTGACAGGGAGCCCTGCTCAGACCTCTCACA GTGTGTTGGAGATGAGGTCAGTTCGACAAGGTGAGACAGTTATCAAGGGTGTGTCCTCATTCCTTTTCCTCTGTGTGGACAGCATTGGCCAGTTGAGGGGACAG AGCCATTACACAGAGGCCGACTGCTCCTTCAGAGAGCTGCTGCTAGCTGACGGATACTCTCGTTTCTTCTCTTCACATCACAAACTGTATGTGTCCCTCGCCTCAAAAGGCTCCACACCGCAACATGGGCTCCCGTTCTCGCGGTTCCTACCCCTGAGGAACATTTTGGTGTCTAGAAGTATGACGAATACAGCTGAAAATCGACAACAGAATCAGCAACAGCTTGACCTGGACTCGGATAACCCTTTCGGCAGGGGTCTCACTGGTGTTGTCAGTCCACAGTTCTCCAGGGATAAGTGA